The Primulina eburnea isolate SZY01 chromosome 13, ASM2296580v1, whole genome shotgun sequence genome includes a region encoding these proteins:
- the LOC140809176 gene encoding agamous-like MADS-box protein AGL62 gives MAGKTRGRQKIEMAKMSKARNLLVTFSKRRTGLFKKASELCTLCGAEIAIIVFSPGKKVFSFGHPAVDSIIDRYLSWSSNSNTLPSATSSMQLVEAHRVACVRELNMYLNDMVGELEVEKRRGEEVRRLREATHGVGSWWEAPVEEMGLKDLEQLKAAMEELRNNVSRQVGKVEAKQVVVESSLFSPALGVVPPCSGVGDGGLIRDNKAPAATGIGQLSFTPRGYTLVFGQPLF, from the coding sequence ATGGCCGGAAAAACCAGGGGTCGTCAAAAGATTGAAATGGCGAAGATGTCGAAAGCAAGAAATCTCCTCGTTACATTCTCGAAGCGTCGAACCGGTCTGTTCAAGAAAGCGAGCGAACTATGCACCCTTTGCGGCGCGGAGATTGCTATCATCGTCTTCTCTCCGGGCAAGAAAGTGTTCTCTTTCGGGCATCCTGCTGTCGATTCGATCATAGATCGCTACTTGTCGTGGTCATCAAATTCAAATACTCTGCCTAGCGCCACCAGTTCCATGCAGCTCGTGGAGGCTCATCGTGTTGCATGTGTGAGGGAACTTAACATGTACTTGAACGACATGGTCGGTGAGTTGGAGGTGGAGAAACGGCGGGGAGAGGAAGTGAGGCGGCTGAGGGAAGCTACGCACGGGGTTGGGTCGTGGTGGGAGGCTCCGGTTGAGGAGATGGGGCTGAAAGATCTGGAGCAGTTGAAGGCGGCGATGGAGGAGCTTAGAAATAATGTTAGCCGACAGGTAGGGAAGGTGGAGGCGAAGCAGGTAGTGGTGGAGAGCTCTTTGTTTTCGCCAGCTCTTGGGGTGGTACCACCTTGCTCTGGAGTTGGAGACGGTGGCTTGATCAGGGATAATAAGGCTCCGGCGGCTACTGGGATTGGGCAGCTTTCTTTTACTCCACGGGGATATACGCTTGTATTTGGTCAACCATTGTTCTAA